Proteins encoded by one window of Ewingella sp. CoE-038-23:
- the tatC gene encoding Sec-independent protein translocase subunit TatC, which translates to MAVEDTQPLISHLIELRKRLLNSIICILVVFLALAYFANDIYYLVSAPLIKQMPLGASMIATDVASPFFTPIKLTMIVSVFVSAPFILYQVWGFVAPALYKHERRLMMPLLFSSSALFYLGMAFAYFIVFPLAFAFFAKTAPAGVQIATDINNYLDFVMALFMAFGVSFEVPIAIVLLCWSGVTTPEDLKKKRPYVLVGAFVVGMLLTPPDVFSQTLLAIPMYLLFEIGVFFARFYVGKRRRSDVEDDEQDSAS; encoded by the coding sequence TAAGCGTCTGCTGAACTCCATCATCTGTATTCTGGTGGTGTTCTTGGCGTTGGCCTACTTTGCTAACGACATTTACTATCTGGTTTCTGCTCCGCTGATCAAACAGATGCCGCTGGGCGCCAGCATGATTGCCACCGACGTGGCATCGCCATTCTTCACGCCAATAAAATTGACGATGATTGTGTCGGTGTTCGTGTCTGCCCCTTTCATCTTGTATCAGGTGTGGGGCTTTGTTGCGCCGGCTCTTTACAAGCATGAACGCCGCCTGATGATGCCGCTGCTGTTTTCCAGCTCCGCGCTCTTCTATCTCGGTATGGCTTTCGCCTACTTCATCGTCTTCCCACTGGCTTTCGCTTTCTTTGCGAAAACGGCCCCGGCCGGCGTGCAGATAGCGACCGACATCAACAACTATCTCGATTTCGTCATGGCGCTGTTTATGGCCTTCGGCGTGTCGTTTGAAGTGCCGATTGCTATCGTGTTGCTGTGCTGGAGCGGCGTGACCACGCCGGAAGATCTGAAGAAAAAGCGTCCGTATGTGCTGGTAGGTGCTTTCGTTGTCGGTATGTTGCTGACGCCACCGGACGTTTTCTCGCAAACGCTGCTGGCGATCCCGATGTACCTGCTGTTTGAAATCGGCGTGTTCTTTGCCCGTTTCTATGTGGGTAAACGCCGTCGTTCAGACGTCGAAGATGATGAGCAAGACTCAGCATCGTAA
- the tatD gene encoding 3'-5' ssDNA/RNA exonuclease TatD translates to MFEIGVNLTSNQFDKDRHDVVARARQAGLSGMLITGTSAEESLEAQRLAAQYPDFCWSTAGVHPHQASEWNIQTEEAVRELAAKPQVVALGECGLDFNRNFSPADQQESAFSAQLALAAELSMPLFLHCRDAHPRFAELLTPWLRKIPGAVVHCFTGSQKELELYLSLGLYIGITGWVCDERRGLELRDMLGCIPADRLLLETDAPYLLPRDMPEKPKNRRNEPAFLPHIIKQVATWRGEDPAWLAEKTESNARGLFGL, encoded by the coding sequence ATGTTTGAGATAGGCGTAAACCTGACCAGCAATCAGTTTGATAAAGACCGCCATGATGTCGTTGCGCGAGCAAGACAGGCTGGGCTTTCTGGGATGTTAATCACCGGGACATCGGCCGAAGAGAGCCTTGAGGCTCAACGGCTTGCCGCGCAGTATCCTGACTTTTGCTGGTCGACGGCGGGGGTTCATCCCCATCAGGCCAGTGAATGGAACATCCAAACTGAAGAAGCCGTAAGGGAGCTTGCCGCTAAGCCGCAGGTGGTCGCCTTGGGTGAGTGTGGTTTGGACTTCAACCGTAACTTCTCCCCGGCCGACCAGCAGGAGTCTGCCTTTAGCGCCCAGTTGGCTTTAGCCGCGGAGCTGAGCATGCCGCTGTTTCTGCATTGCCGCGATGCCCATCCGCGCTTTGCTGAACTGTTAACCCCTTGGCTGCGAAAAATTCCCGGCGCGGTGGTTCACTGCTTTACCGGCAGCCAGAAAGAGCTGGAGCTCTATCTATCGCTGGGGCTGTATATCGGCATCACGGGCTGGGTGTGCGACGAGCGGCGCGGTTTGGAACTGCGCGACATGCTCGGCTGCATTCCTGCTGACCGGCTATTACTGGAAACCGACGCGCCCTATCTATTACCTCGTGATATGCCCGAAAAGCCGAAGAACCGCCGCAATGAGCCAGCGTTCTTACCGCATATCATTAAGCAGGTCGCGACGTGGCGCGGAGAGGATCCAGCGTGGCTGGCAGAGAAAACAGAGAGTAATGCGCGCGGCCTGTTTGGCCTGTAA
- the rfaH gene encoding transcription/translation regulatory transformer protein RfaH, producing the protein MESWYLLYCKRGQLLRAKEHLERQQVNCLTPMITLEKMVRGRRTPVSEPLFPNYMFIEFDPESIHTTTISATRGVSHFVRFGNRLATVHPEVIKQLMTQPMPDVQDPDTPHPGDVVVITEGMFEGLEAIYTEPDGEARSHLLLNLINQQVKQSLDNKHFQKL; encoded by the coding sequence ATGGAATCCTGGTACTTATTATATTGCAAACGCGGTCAGCTTCTGCGCGCTAAAGAACATTTAGAGCGCCAACAGGTTAACTGTTTAACTCCAATGATCACACTGGAAAAAATGGTGCGTGGCCGCCGTACTCCGGTCAGTGAACCCCTGTTTCCAAACTACATGTTCATCGAGTTTGACCCAGAGAGCATCCATACCACGACCATTAGCGCCACGCGCGGCGTTAGCCACTTTGTTCGTTTTGGCAACCGACTGGCGACGGTACACCCCGAGGTTATCAAACAGTTGATGACCCAGCCTATGCCGGATGTGCAGGACCCTGATACCCCTCACCCCGGTGACGTGGTGGTTATCACCGAAGGGATGTTCGAAGGTCTTGAAGCCATTTATACCGAACCGGACGGCGAAGCCCGCTCGCACCTCTTGTTGAATTTGATTAACCAGCAAGTGAAGCAAAGTTTAGATAACAAACACTTCCAAAAACTCTAA